The proteins below come from a single Candidatus Bathyarchaeota archaeon genomic window:
- the mgtA gene encoding magnesium-translocating P-type ATPase, translated as MSKPDFSNGSAPEETQTTAQPLLTIDELLGKPVNELITRLETSTSGLSSEEAEQRLEVYGANELAKKKKHSAVVDFLSNFKSPLVIILMVAGLISGILGELPNMVIIFSIVFLSVILDYYQESKAEKAAETLKEAVTTTATALRDGAKQEVKLHDIVPGDIVFLSAGDITPADSRVINAKDLFINQSALTGESFPVEKTSTPVKTKDAAVTEWTNYLFMGTSVVSGSATALVVRTGGLTEYGKIAKKLVQKPPDTEFEKGIRGFGFLIMQVTILLVLFVFMVNALLHPDTNGILNALLFAVALAVGLTPELLPMIITVNLSRGAISMSKKGVIVKRLASIENFGSMNVLCTDKTGTLTENKIRLVLHVDAEGKDDDRVLLHGYLNSYYQTGLKSPMDEAILEHEKIDTAGYMKIDEVPFDFVRRRVSVVVEKDRQRFFIAKGAPEEIIKVSSFCELDGLLLDFTDEIRKKAEQKYFDLSSEGFRVLGVGYKKLREEKPVYTVNDECDMVFMGFVAFLDPPKETAKESIELLGKAGIELKVLTGDNELVARKTCEALGFEVKGVALGSEISQMDDDALARVAEESNVFARVTPIQKDRIITILKNNGHVVGFMGDGINDAPSLRTADVGISVNNAVDVAKESADIILLKNDLTVLAKGVFEGRKTFGNTMKYVMMGVSSNFGNMFSVAGASLILPLLGFNFFPMLPIQILLNNLLYDISQSTITTDNVDDEYVEKPKRWDISYIKRFMMTLGPVSSLFDFITFFVLIFAFLPLIPSVMLMADPDLPGRLFQTAWFLESLITQAVVIFAIRTRISPFWKSKPSKYLILSSAAVIAVAIAIPFTILGDQYFLFVQPPLEFFLFLIIITVSYLGLAEVMKYWFFKHNAYRIEQVLVPKKRGLYLSKRARLVQDVVAVVCLREEDEISIDSLIEDLVRSLNYPINTDEVIQNLHHLRRTGLINIEWRERTIKRESTLKPYVTQFVMTQEIWPMVREDWIRVNKAVLEKHKVVNEEYAELLVPKQSS; from the coding sequence GTGAGCAAACCAGACTTTTCAAACGGGAGTGCACCCGAGGAAACTCAAACCACAGCGCAGCCTCTACTAACTATTGATGAGTTACTCGGCAAGCCAGTTAACGAATTAATCACCCGTTTAGAAACATCCACTTCTGGACTTAGCTCTGAAGAAGCTGAGCAGCGTCTTGAAGTTTATGGCGCAAACGAGCTGGCAAAGAAAAAGAAGCACTCTGCAGTCGTGGATTTTCTCTCCAACTTCAAAAGTCCTCTTGTAATTATCTTGATGGTTGCGGGCTTAATCTCGGGCATTCTTGGCGAGTTGCCTAACATGGTGATTATTTTCTCCATAGTTTTCCTCAGCGTCATTTTAGATTACTATCAGGAATCTAAAGCTGAGAAAGCCGCAGAAACCCTCAAAGAAGCCGTAACCACCACCGCAACCGCGCTTCGAGACGGCGCAAAACAAGAAGTAAAACTCCACGACATTGTTCCAGGTGACATCGTGTTTCTATCCGCAGGAGACATCACTCCCGCAGACTCCCGAGTTATTAACGCCAAAGACCTATTCATCAACCAGTCAGCCCTCACAGGCGAATCTTTTCCAGTTGAAAAAACCTCCACGCCAGTAAAAACTAAAGATGCCGCAGTAACGGAGTGGACTAATTACCTTTTCATGGGAACCTCAGTTGTCAGCGGCAGCGCAACCGCCCTTGTTGTCCGTACAGGCGGCTTAACTGAGTATGGTAAAATCGCCAAAAAACTGGTTCAAAAACCACCAGACACAGAATTTGAGAAAGGCATCCGAGGCTTTGGTTTTCTTATCATGCAGGTCACGATTTTACTGGTGCTTTTCGTATTCATGGTAAACGCTCTGCTTCACCCCGACACAAATGGCATCCTAAATGCGTTGCTTTTTGCAGTAGCATTAGCTGTGGGTTTGACCCCTGAACTGTTGCCTATGATTATCACCGTTAACCTCTCCAGAGGCGCCATAAGCATGTCCAAAAAAGGCGTTATCGTCAAGCGACTCGCGTCTATTGAGAACTTTGGCAGCATGAACGTGCTTTGCACTGACAAGACTGGCACATTGACAGAGAATAAAATCAGGCTTGTGTTGCATGTGGATGCTGAGGGAAAAGATGACGACCGCGTGCTTCTTCACGGTTACCTAAACAGTTACTACCAGACAGGCTTAAAGAGCCCGATGGATGAGGCAATTCTTGAGCACGAAAAAATCGACACCGCAGGTTACATGAAAATTGATGAAGTGCCCTTCGATTTTGTTCGACGCCGAGTCAGTGTAGTGGTGGAAAAAGACCGCCAACGCTTCTTTATCGCCAAGGGTGCACCAGAAGAAATCATTAAAGTCAGTTCTTTCTGCGAATTAGACGGCTTGCTCCTTGATTTTACTGATGAAATCCGCAAAAAAGCTGAGCAGAAATACTTCGATTTAAGTTCGGAAGGCTTCCGTGTTCTTGGTGTTGGCTACAAGAAACTTCGAGAAGAAAAACCCGTATACACCGTTAACGACGAGTGCGACATGGTTTTTATGGGGTTCGTGGCGTTTTTGGACCCACCCAAAGAAACAGCCAAAGAATCCATAGAACTGCTGGGCAAGGCTGGGATAGAACTCAAGGTTCTTACAGGTGACAATGAACTTGTTGCAAGAAAAACCTGCGAAGCTCTGGGCTTTGAGGTTAAAGGTGTCGCGTTAGGTAGTGAAATATCCCAAATGGACGATGACGCATTAGCACGAGTTGCCGAAGAATCTAACGTTTTTGCAAGAGTCACCCCAATACAAAAAGACCGCATAATCACAATTCTAAAAAACAACGGTCACGTGGTCGGCTTCATGGGCGACGGCATCAACGATGCACCCTCACTGCGAACCGCCGATGTCGGCATCTCCGTGAACAATGCGGTGGATGTTGCAAAAGAATCCGCTGACATCATTCTACTCAAGAACGACTTAACCGTGCTTGCTAAAGGTGTGTTTGAAGGCCGCAAAACCTTTGGCAACACCATGAAGTATGTTATGATGGGCGTAAGCTCAAACTTTGGCAACATGTTTAGTGTTGCAGGTGCCTCTTTGATTTTGCCTCTGTTGGGTTTTAACTTCTTTCCCATGTTGCCAATTCAGATTCTGCTAAACAACCTTCTCTATGACATTTCCCAATCCACCATAACCACCGATAATGTGGATGATGAGTATGTGGAAAAACCCAAACGCTGGGACATCAGCTACATAAAACGCTTCATGATGACTCTTGGACCGGTTAGTTCACTATTTGACTTCATCACATTTTTTGTCTTGATATTTGCTTTCCTGCCGCTTATACCCTCAGTCATGCTGATGGCTGACCCTGACCTACCCGGTCGCCTATTCCAAACCGCGTGGTTCTTAGAATCCCTAATAACACAGGCAGTGGTCATATTTGCAATTAGAACCCGCATATCACCGTTCTGGAAGAGTAAACCCAGCAAATACCTTATTCTAAGCAGCGCAGCCGTAATCGCCGTAGCCATAGCCATTCCCTTTACAATCTTAGGTGACCAATACTTCCTGTTCGTTCAGCCACCCCTCGAATTCTTCTTGTTTTTGATTATAATAACTGTGTCTTATCTGGGTCTTGCTGAGGTCATGAAGTACTGGTTCTTTAAGCATAATGCTTACCGTATAGAGCAGGTTTTGGTTCCAAAGAAACGAGGCTTATATCTTAGCAAGCGAGCTCGACTGGTTCAGGATGTGGTAGCAGTTGTTTGTTTACGCGAAGAAGATGAAATCTCTATTGATTCACTCATCGAGGATTTGGTTCGAAGCCTAAACTACCCCATAAACACTGACGAGGTAATTCAGAATCTGCATCATCTACGCCGTACAGGTTTGATCAATATCGAGTGGCGCGAACGCACAATAAAACGAGAAAGCACCCTCAAGCCCTACGTGACCCAGTTTGTTATGACCCAAGAAATCTGGCCGATGGTACGTGAGGACTGGATAAGAGTGAACAAGGCAGTTCTGGAGAAGCACAAAGTCGTTAATGAAGAATACGCGGAACTGTTGGTACCCAAGCAATCCAGCTAA
- a CDS encoding ester cyclase, translated as MSAQENKRIIRRFIEAYNARQLDVFDELVAPDYVDHTHQQKGRENFKQLFTLAFNGFPDWHEAIQDMIAEEDKVWVHVIATGTHTGHWNLFGVPLPPTGKKVTLPMVFFFRVVNGKLVEGGEVDDQVDFFKQLGFIEYTQKGLKLFPEEANTP; from the coding sequence ATGTCAGCTCAAGAAAATAAGAGAATTATTCGCAGGTTCATTGAAGCCTATAACGCGCGTCAGCTGGATGTTTTTGATGAGTTAGTTGCACCTGATTATGTAGACCATACACATCAGCAGAAGGGTCGAGAAAATTTTAAGCAGTTGTTCACTTTGGCTTTCAATGGGTTTCCCGATTGGCATGAAGCAATTCAGGACATGATAGCTGAAGAGGATAAAGTCTGGGTTCACGTTATAGCAACAGGCACACATACAGGCCACTGGAACCTTTTCGGAGTACCGTTGCCACCGACAGGCAAGAAAGTAACTTTGCCCATGGTTTTCTTTTTCCGCGTGGTAAACGGGAAACTTGTTGAAGGCGGAGAAGTGGATGACCAAGTCGACTTCTTTAAACAATTAGGATTCATAGAATACACCCAAAAAGGACTAAAACTCTTTCCCGAAGAAGCAAACACACCATAG
- the thsB gene encoding thermosome subunit beta — MAYLTTTGSGQPVLILKEGTTRSRGKEAQKNNIMAAQVIGEVLKTTLGPRGMDKMLIDSLGDITITNDGATILKEIDVEHPAAKMMVEIAKTQDDMVGDGTTTAVVLASELLKKSEELLEQNIHPTVMVSGYRKAAAKAIEIVGQIATPIDTNDKKTLLKVALTSTSSKAVGAAKEHLAQISIDAVSQIAEKRGDKILADIDNIQMVKKTGKSLMETQLIKGIVVDKEIVNPGMPKQKENAKIALLDSALEIEKTEISAEIRIRDPTQMKAFLDQENTMMEDMVKKVKASGAQVIFCQKGIDDMVQHFLAKEGIIAARRVKESDMEKLSRATGARIVSNIDDLKATDLGMAGLVEERKIGDDKMIFVEKCKDPHSVAILIRAGLERMVDEAERAMTDSLSVVSDVIENGKIVAGGGAVEIEVAKELRKYATKVGGREQLAVEAFADAVEVIPRTLAENAGLEPIDILVELRSSHDKEDGKNQGINIFTGKIQNSIDNGVIEPSVVKEQAIKSAAESAAMILRIDDVITAKAPKGGPGGPGGMPGME, encoded by the coding sequence ATGGCATATTTAACAACAACCGGTTCAGGACAACCCGTACTAATCCTTAAAGAAGGAACAACCCGCAGCCGCGGAAAAGAAGCCCAAAAAAACAACATTATGGCAGCACAAGTAATCGGTGAAGTCCTAAAAACCACACTTGGACCACGAGGAATGGACAAAATGCTCATTGACAGTCTCGGTGACATAACCATCACCAACGACGGAGCAACAATCCTCAAAGAAATCGACGTAGAACATCCAGCAGCCAAGATGATGGTTGAAATCGCCAAAACACAAGACGACATGGTCGGCGACGGAACAACCACCGCCGTAGTGCTTGCAAGCGAACTTCTCAAAAAATCCGAAGAACTCCTCGAACAAAACATTCACCCAACCGTAATGGTTAGCGGCTACCGAAAAGCAGCAGCCAAAGCCATCGAAATCGTTGGTCAAATCGCAACCCCAATTGACACAAACGACAAAAAAACACTACTCAAAGTAGCATTGACCTCAACCAGCAGCAAAGCAGTCGGTGCAGCAAAAGAACATCTGGCTCAAATCAGCATTGACGCAGTAAGTCAGATTGCTGAAAAACGCGGCGACAAAATCCTTGCAGACATCGACAACATCCAAATGGTCAAGAAAACAGGCAAAAGCCTGATGGAAACACAGCTTATCAAAGGCATAGTTGTTGACAAAGAAATCGTTAACCCAGGCATGCCCAAACAAAAAGAAAACGCAAAAATCGCACTTTTAGACTCAGCACTTGAAATCGAGAAAACCGAAATCAGCGCAGAAATCCGCATACGCGACCCAACCCAAATGAAAGCTTTCCTTGACCAAGAAAACACCATGATGGAAGACATGGTCAAAAAAGTCAAAGCCTCAGGCGCCCAAGTTATATTCTGCCAAAAAGGCATCGACGACATGGTCCAGCACTTTCTTGCAAAAGAAGGCATCATTGCAGCACGCCGTGTAAAAGAATCCGACATGGAAAAACTCTCACGTGCAACAGGCGCAAGAATCGTCTCAAACATTGACGACCTCAAAGCAACAGACCTTGGCATGGCAGGCTTAGTTGAGGAACGCAAAATCGGCGATGACAAAATGATTTTCGTCGAAAAATGCAAAGACCCCCACAGCGTAGCCATCCTTATCCGTGCGGGCTTAGAACGCATGGTTGACGAAGCAGAACGCGCAATGACCGATTCACTCTCAGTCGTTTCTGACGTTATCGAGAACGGCAAAATCGTTGCAGGCGGAGGCGCAGTTGAAATCGAAGTAGCTAAAGAACTTCGTAAGTACGCAACCAAAGTCGGCGGACGCGAACAACTTGCAGTTGAAGCATTCGCAGACGCAGTCGAAGTCATCCCAAGAACCTTAGCAGAAAATGCAGGCTTAGAACCAATTGACATCCTTGTTGAATTACGCAGCTCACACGACAAAGAAGACGGCAAAAACCAAGGCATAAACATCTTCACAGGCAAAATCCAAAACAGCATCGACAACGGCGTCATCGAGCCATCAGTCGTCAAAGAGCAAGCAATCAAATCCGCAGCTGAATCAGCAGCTATGATACTTCGCATTGACGATGTCATCACTGCCAAAGCACCCAAAGGCGGTCCAGGTGGCCCCGGCGGAATGCCCGGCATGGAATAA
- a CDS encoding THUMP domain-containing protein has product MVVNRILKEFNLLASCARGNERAMCNELLYVLKDDIGDQEAKASKTGIRGLVCAKTSLDPLDAIEKFRTILAERPFEFRYALRIIPIQQVVPTDLEEIKKAANEMAQKIGESQTFRVTVEKRYTSLHSTDIINAAAGDIKATVDLHNPDLILLVEVLGNFTGLSLIAPSDVLGVVKEKMMPS; this is encoded by the coding sequence ATGGTGGTGAACAGAATCCTCAAAGAATTCAACTTACTTGCTTCCTGTGCACGTGGCAACGAACGCGCAATGTGCAACGAACTCCTATACGTCCTCAAAGATGATATAGGTGACCAAGAAGCCAAAGCCAGCAAAACAGGCATACGCGGCTTAGTCTGTGCCAAAACCAGCCTCGACCCGCTTGATGCCATAGAAAAATTCCGCACCATTTTAGCTGAGCGACCTTTCGAGTTTCGATATGCTCTGCGCATAATCCCCATCCAGCAAGTTGTCCCAACTGATTTAGAAGAAATCAAAAAAGCTGCAAACGAGATGGCACAAAAAATCGGTGAGTCACAGACATTTCGCGTAACCGTGGAAAAACGCTACACCAGTCTGCACTCAACTGACATCATCAACGCCGCTGCTGGTGATATTAAAGCCACAGTGGACCTACACAATCCCGACTTAATCTTGCTCGTTGAGGTTTTGGGTAACTTTACGGGTTTGTCCTTGATTGCGCCCAGCGATGTTTTGGGCGTGGTTAAAGAAAAAATGATGCCCAGTTAA
- a CDS encoding ribosome biogenesis/translation initiation ATPase RLI → MTRIAVLNENKCKVKKCNQLCVNFCPMVRSRVEAIRIEGNKAIISETLCSGCGICVKKCPFKAINIVNLPDELEKDCSHRFGENSFKLYRLPTPTAGLVLGLLGQNGIGKSTTLKVFSGEIKPNLGKFDEPPDWPEITTFYRGSSLQEYFQKISQKNLKVSHKPQYVDKIPKAITGKVSDLLGRVDERGQLKAIVKALELEKVWDRNLDILSGGELQRVAVAAALSRDADVYLFDEPSSYLDVNQRLQVAKAIRSLKELNKTIIVAEHDLAIIDYLSDQICVFYGEPGVYGVVSHVHGVRTGINIYLQGYIPDENIMFRKESIVFHEKPPSAGQNIGQTLLNWGSMEKTFQGFKLNIEPGEIKQGEIVGILGPNGIGKTTFVKILAGVEETDDKTKFGELTVSYKPQYIAPDYPGTVQDLLMSVAKENFVSSWYKTEIAQPLRLQALMDRNIMELSGGELQKVAIAACLSRKCDLFLLDEPSAYLDVDERLNMAKTLRRVVEAHGTPAFVVEHDVVTQDFIADRLMVFNGEPGISGTAHPPMSLREGMNSFLKEMDITFRRDSTTFRPRVNKEGSQMDVFQKGIGEYYYTKIEKDKDEKEDKTKTAAKPKK, encoded by the coding sequence ATGACCCGAATTGCCGTATTAAACGAAAACAAATGCAAAGTAAAAAAATGCAACCAGCTCTGCGTAAACTTTTGCCCAATGGTAAGAAGCCGCGTAGAAGCCATACGAATCGAAGGCAACAAAGCCATTATCAGCGAAACCCTCTGCAGCGGTTGCGGCATCTGCGTCAAAAAATGCCCCTTCAAAGCCATCAACATCGTGAATTTGCCCGATGAACTGGAAAAAGACTGTAGCCACCGTTTTGGAGAAAACAGCTTCAAACTGTACCGCTTACCTACGCCAACCGCGGGGCTTGTGCTGGGTCTTCTGGGACAAAACGGCATCGGAAAAAGCACCACACTAAAAGTTTTCAGCGGAGAAATCAAACCCAACCTTGGCAAATTCGATGAGCCACCAGACTGGCCAGAAATCACCACATTTTACCGAGGCAGCAGCCTACAAGAATACTTCCAAAAAATCAGCCAAAAAAACCTCAAAGTCAGCCACAAACCACAATACGTCGACAAAATCCCCAAAGCAATCACAGGCAAAGTCAGCGATTTGCTAGGGCGAGTTGACGAACGTGGCCAGTTAAAGGCAATTGTTAAAGCTCTTGAACTTGAGAAAGTTTGGGACCGCAACCTAGACATTCTTAGCGGCGGCGAATTGCAACGGGTGGCAGTGGCGGCGGCGCTTAGCCGAGATGCCGACGTTTACCTCTTCGACGAACCCTCAAGCTACTTGGACGTGAATCAGCGATTACAAGTCGCAAAGGCAATCCGCAGTCTCAAGGAACTAAACAAAACCATAATCGTCGCCGAGCACGACCTCGCAATCATCGATTACCTCAGCGACCAGATTTGCGTGTTTTACGGGGAGCCCGGAGTTTATGGTGTCGTATCTCATGTGCATGGTGTCCGAACAGGCATCAACATTTACCTACAAGGCTACATCCCCGACGAGAACATCATGTTCCGAAAAGAAAGCATCGTTTTCCACGAAAAACCCCCAAGTGCTGGTCAAAACATTGGGCAAACCCTTCTAAATTGGGGAAGCATGGAGAAAACCTTCCAAGGCTTCAAACTCAACATTGAACCCGGAGAAATCAAACAAGGCGAAATCGTTGGAATCCTTGGACCAAACGGCATCGGCAAAACCACCTTTGTCAAAATCCTCGCGGGCGTTGAGGAAACCGATGACAAAACCAAATTTGGCGAATTAACCGTTAGCTACAAGCCACAGTACATCGCCCCTGATTACCCCGGTACTGTGCAGGACCTTTTGATGAGTGTGGCTAAGGAAAACTTTGTTTCAAGCTGGTACAAAACCGAAATTGCCCAGCCCCTACGGTTGCAGGCTTTGATGGACCGCAACATCATGGAACTCAGCGGTGGAGAACTCCAAAAAGTCGCCATAGCCGCGTGCCTGAGCCGCAAATGTGACCTGTTCTTGCTTGACGAGCCCAGCGCTTATCTTGATGTGGATGAGCGTTTGAACATGGCAAAAACTCTGCGGCGTGTTGTGGAAGCGCATGGTACTCCCGCGTTTGTGGTTGAACACGATGTGGTCACTCAGGACTTTATCGCAGACAGACTCATGGTTTTCAACGGGGAACCCGGCATCAGCGGTACTGCTCATCCACCCATGAGCCTCAGAGAGGGCATGAACAGTTTCCTCAAAGAAATGGACATCACCTTCCGCCGTGACTCAACAACGTTCCGACCCCGCGTGAACAAGGAAGGCAGCCAAATGGACGTGTTCCAAAAAGGCATCGGGGAGTACTACTACACCAAAATTGAAAAAGACAAGGACGAAAAAGAAGACAAAACCAAAACCGCAGCTAAACCCAAAAAATAA
- a CDS encoding sugar phosphate isomerase/epimerase yields the protein MKLSLSNGIFSRLSLEENFAAVKQLGFENIEFNMKSVKKENDTDVYREQKLLAQTHLNCLTLHSATLHVKDPVEVHRAVYYGKISLECAHALNAPIMTVHSNIDKHLPKQVRQKCLEGIFGEIKPFAKQFGIKLALENLSYVSTGFGKNVEQLEEVLGIIDDGDMGITFDVCHALETKELKNLVEKYGKRICNVHMANKAHKPFTAENPDLTWFLTRLHDFGYTGPITLELDHKTSMAEIAKTKAFFEGLLAHF from the coding sequence ATGAAACTTAGCCTGTCAAACGGAATCTTTAGCCGCCTCAGCTTAGAAGAAAATTTTGCTGCCGTGAAGCAGTTGGGTTTTGAAAACATCGAGTTCAACATGAAAAGCGTCAAAAAAGAAAACGACACCGACGTGTACCGAGAACAAAAACTCCTCGCACAAACCCACCTCAACTGTTTAACGCTACATTCAGCCACACTTCATGTAAAAGACCCCGTTGAGGTGCATCGTGCGGTTTATTATGGAAAAATCTCGCTGGAATGCGCCCACGCCCTAAATGCTCCAATCATGACGGTACATTCAAACATTGATAAGCACTTGCCCAAACAGGTCAGACAGAAGTGCTTAGAGGGAATTTTTGGGGAAATCAAACCCTTCGCCAAGCAGTTCGGCATCAAGTTGGCGCTGGAAAACCTCTCTTACGTGTCCACGGGTTTTGGTAAAAACGTGGAGCAGCTTGAAGAGGTACTGGGCATAATTGATGATGGGGACATGGGAATAACTTTTGATGTTTGTCACGCATTGGAAACTAAAGAGCTAAAAAATCTGGTTGAAAAGTATGGAAAACGCATCTGCAACGTGCACATGGCAAACAAAGCCCACAAACCCTTCACAGCAGAAAACCCTGACCTCACATGGTTCCTGACGCGGTTACATGATTTTGGTTACACTGGACCAATAACGCTGGAACTTGACCACAAAACCAGCATGGCAGAAATCGCCAAAACTAAAGCGTTTTTTGAGGGACTGCTTGCCCATTTTTAG